In Nitrospirota bacterium, one genomic interval encodes:
- a CDS encoding prepilin-type N-terminal cleavage/methylation domain-containing protein, which translates to MGNEKGFTLMEIIAVLVILGILAAIAVPKYMGLQDEARKKAGQGQVAEVKGRLAQGLANYMLVNNGAQPANGAALVTYMDTISADSCPTTATTEGDFKFNCTGGTGTTKTVTVAVSEVQGTAVTGVSGTYTY; encoded by the coding sequence AATGAGAAGGGTTTTACATTAATGGAGATTATTGCTGTTCTGGTGATCCTTGGTATTCTGGCAGCAATTGCGGTACCTAAATATATGGGGCTACAGGATGAGGCCCGTAAAAAGGCAGGGCAGGGTCAGGTGGCTGAGGTAAAAGGGAGACTTGCCCAAGGTCTTGCCAACTATATGCTTGTAAATAATGGTGCACAGCCTGCCAATGGTGCGGCATTAGTAACCTATATGGATACAATCAGCGCAGATTCATGCCCGACCACCGCTACCACAGAAGGTGATTTTAAGTTCAACTGTACCGGCGGCACAGGAACTACAAAAACAGTAACTGTTGCAGTTTCCGAGGTACAGGGTACGGCAGTGACAGGGGTTAGCGGGACGTATACGTATTAA